CTTCATGATATGGAGTTCTTTCATCAGCTACTTCTGCATCCGTTGCTGCTTCTTCCTCTTCAGCATCTTCGTCAGCATCTGTTTCTTCTGTTACCGTTTCTTCTTCAACGGCTTCTTCTGTTGCTTCATCTTCGTCCATTTCTTCTGCTGCGTCTGCATCTTCGTCTACGTCAGCTGCTTCTTCTTCACCTTCAACCGCTGGTGTAATCACTACGGTTTGGGTTTCTCCGTTCCAGTCTACATCAAAGCCAAGGGTTCGGCTGATAAAGCTTACGGGTACCACGGTTCTTCCTTCAAGGATGACGGCTACGGTATCCATTTCAACTTCTTCGCCATTGACAACAGCAATATTGGAATCGATGGTTAATAGGATAACGGTTTCGTCTTTGGTGTAGGTTACTTGACGAGCATCTGCATCCCAGTCAAAGGAGGCACCAAGCTGACGGCCTACAAAGCTTAGGGGTACCATGGTTCTCCCGTTTTCGTCTGCGTAAGGAGCTGGGTTTACTTCGACATGCTCACCGTCAATAATGGCAATGTTGTTGCCTAAGTTAAGCTGGATTCTTTCTGCTGCTACTACTTCCTCTTCCATTTCTTCTTCTGTTTCTTCAGCCGCTTCGTCTTCTTCTACGGCTTCTTCTTCCTCTGTTGCTTCTTCATCTATTTCATCGTTTTCTTCTACGGCTTCTTCTTCTGTTGCTTCTTCTACATCTTCAGCAACTTCTTCGTCAGCTTCTGTTGCTTCTTCTTCCTCATCTGTATCTACCTCACCGTTTGCTTCTGCTTCTACGGCTTCTTCCTGCTCTTCTACTTCTACTTCATCTTCCATGTGCTCGTCTGCATAAACGGCGAATGAGCTAAAGACTAGCATGAAAACTAATAATACGGCTAACAATCCTCTTTTGTTCATTTAAGTCACTCCTTTTTTTATTGTTTTCTAATCGTTATAGGCGAGTTCCATTATACCAGAAAAGGAGTTGTTTGAATTTTACAATCTTGTTACAAGAGGAAGGGTAAAAGCAGTTGTAAATGCAGGTTAAAAGTGAAAAGGTTATAGGTTATAGGTAAGTGCAGGGGAGAAAAGCAAGTTAAAAGCTAACAGGTTAAAGGTTAAAGAGAAGTTCAAAAGACGGGTAAATCAAAGGGATAAGAAGAATAGGTTGCAAAACACATGGGCAAACACATGGGGACGGTTCTGCTGTGTTTATCTTTTTCCTATAACCTGCTAACCTGCTAACCTGCTTACCTATAACCTGCTTACCTATAACCTGCTTACCTATAACCTGCTTACCTATAGCCTGCTCCTATAGCAGTGTAATCACTTTATCGGCTTCGAAATAGCCATGTTCATAGTCTTCTGGGGTGGTGACCAGTAGGTAGATCCAGGTAGCAGAACGGATATCGGCATGAACATCTTTTAGGGTCAGCTGGCCGGTCTGGGTTAAGGTCACGCCGACGTCTTCCGGGTTCCATTCTTCATGAAAACCAAGCACTGCCATAAAATTCCACTCTATAGGAACGTCTGTCAGGTCTACTTCTTCGCCTTCTTCGTTATAGCCGGTGACGCTATACTCTCTGGTAACAGCCCTGCTTCCGGAGAGTGAAATGCGTTCGGGTCCAGAAATTTCTAATCCTTCAAGGGTCGCAGGATCTGCCAGGTCGGATACTTCTGGAAGTGGTGCTGGCTCTGGCTCTTCAGATTCTGATGCCGGTTCCTCGTCTTCCGCTGCTGGCTCTGAATCTGGTTCTGGCTCTGGCTCTGAATCTTGATCTGAATCTGGTGCTGAATCTGGTTCTGATGCCGGTTCCTCTTCTGTTGATGGATCTGTTGTTTCTTCAGTCGATTCATCGGTGATGGTGATGGTTTGGGTATCTGCTTCCCATTGAACATGAAAGCCCATGGTTTCGCTGAAGAACCGAAGGGGGACCAGGCTTCGTCCGCTTTCCCGGTGAAGTACCGGAGGGGTTGATAGGTGAATTTCTTCTCCATTTTTAGTGGCCACAGTGCGGCCAATGGTCAGAAGGACGGTTTCTCCTTCCGGGGTGTTGTAAAATACAGAGGAACCAACCGGATCCCAGGTAACTTCGGCTCCCAGGGCTTCGGCTATAAAGCGAAGCGGTGTAAGGGTCCGATTGTCGTCACTAAGATAAGGGGCCACATCTAATGTTACTTCTTCGCCGTTGATGGTGGCGGTGGCGATGTCTGGTTGAAGCTGGATAATGGTGCTTTCACCATTGTCATCGGCATAGGCACTGATACTGGTACTGGTAACGAGCAGAGCCAGTACCAAAAAAATGGTGATGGTACTTCTTTTAATCATTTGGGGTTCTCCCTTCATTTATGTGCTTTTGTAGGTTTGGCATTTGTTTTCAAGTAGTTCAAAATCGCAGCATCTTTTATTTAGCTTGGGTTGCTTTTTGCTGGTAACAATATTGTACAGTTTTTGCGCTTTTTTAACAATAACAAAAAAGAGAGCAGCCGAGCTGCTCTCACTTTTTTAGGC
Above is a window of Tindallia californiensis DNA encoding:
- a CDS encoding copper amine oxidase N-terminal domain-containing protein produces the protein MIKRSTITIFLVLALLVTSTSISAYADDNGESTIIQLQPDIATATINGEEVTLDVAPYLSDDNRTLTPLRFIAEALGAEVTWDPVGSSVFYNTPEGETVLLTIGRTVATKNGEEIHLSTPPVLHRESGRSLVPLRFFSETMGFHVQWEADTQTITITDESTEETTDPSTEEEPASEPDSAPDSDQDSEPEPEPDSEPAAEDEEPASESEEPEPAPLPEVSDLADPATLEGLEISGPERISLSGSRAVTREYSVTGYNEEGEEVDLTDVPIEWNFMAVLGFHEEWNPEDVGVTLTQTGQLTLKDVHADIRSATWIYLLVTTPEDYEHGYFEADKVITLL
- a CDS encoding copper amine oxidase N-terminal domain-containing protein translates to MNKRGLLAVLLVFMLVFSSFAVYADEHMEDEVEVEEQEEAVEAEANGEVDTDEEEEATEADEEVAEDVEEATEEEAVEENDEIDEEATEEEEAVEEDEAAEETEEEMEEEVVAAERIQLNLGNNIAIIDGEHVEVNPAPYADENGRTMVPLSFVGRQLGASFDWDADARQVTYTKDETVILLTIDSNIAVVNGEEVEMDTVAVILEGRTVVPVSFISRTLGFDVDWNGETQTVVITPAVEGEEEAADVDEDADAAEEMDEDEATEEAVEEETVTEETDADEDAEEEEAATDAEVADERTPYHEEDPDVIPNSMYFLQTPKTEYKVGESLDFTDLEFGIYAGHGGTSITAEDFFDYGVESSIEEGTPLTVEDTVVVFTSLNDATLEMEITVTE
- a CDS encoding type III toxin-antitoxin system ToxN/AbiQ family toxin — encoded protein: MVKKAQKLYNIVTSKKQPKLNKRCCDFELLENKCQTYKST